GCCACCATCGCCACCGACTGGGACAAGGCGAAGTGGACGGACCTCGGTTACACCACGACCGACGGCATCAAGTTCAACAAGAAGGACAAGATCGACCCGGTCGACACCTGGCAGTCGGTGAGCCCGGCGCGGTTCATCTACTCCGACCGCGACCTCACCGTGAAGTTCCAGCTGCTCCAGCTGAACAAGGCGAACCTGGCCTTCTTCATGGGCGGTGGCGAGGTCAAGGCGGCGACCACCACGCCGGCGACGGTCGACGCGCAGGCCGACCCGGAGCTGAAGGAGTTCACGTACGACCTCGCCAACTCCCCGGCGGCGGACGAGCGCGCGCTCGGCATCGAGTTCACCGACGGCGCGGCGAAGTACCGGTTCTTCGTGCCGCGCGGTCAGGTCACCGAGACCGAGGAGATCGGTCTGACCCGGACCGGCGCGGTGAAGCTGGGCGTGACGTTCACGGCGCTGGCCAAGGACGACAACGCTCCGCTGGCGAGCTTCCGGATCAAGGAACTGTCGTCCTCGTACTCCTGAGTCGGCCGCTCGTCTGACGCTTGATTGATTGCGCAAAATCGCCGGTTGCGCTTGCGCGCGACCGCATAGGATCCCAGCGACGCCCGGCCCGCGCCCCCAGCGCGGCCGGGCGTCGCCTTGCCGAAGGAGAGACCCGTGTCCGGCTTCAACGTCAACGCCGCCCGCGCCCAGCGCCTCGAAGCGCTCGGCCGGGCGTGGACCTTCGAGCTCGACTCCGACAGCTTCGAGCTGCCGACCGAACTGACCCGCGCGACCGCGCGCAAGCTCCGTGACCTCGACGACAACGACGTGGACGGGCTGCTCGAACTCCTCCTGGGGGAGCAGCAGTACGCCCGCTTCGAGCGGCACGAGGTCACGATGCAGGACATCGCGGCGATCCTTGAGGCGTACGGCAAGGAGACCGGGCTCGGCCTGGGGGAAGGCTGAGCCTCGGCGCGTTCGTCGACGAACACGCCGAGGCTCTTGAGGCCGACCTGCTCCGCTTCTACGGCCTCGACCTCCTGGACTGGCACCGCGGCCGCCTCTCCTCCCGCCGGCTGGCGGTCCTGATCCGGCAGCTGCCGCGTGAAGGGGCGGTGGCGCGGGAGACGGAGGGGGAGGCGGCGGAGTGGTCGGTGGGGGACTATCTGCTGGCCCACGCGGTGGACCAACTGGCCCAGGCGAACTGGATGTTCGCCACGGTCAATCAGGACGAGGACGCGGATCCCTTGGACCCACCCCAGCCCATCCCGCGCCCGGACGCGGACGCTCTCCCGGACGCCGGGGTCGAGCAGCTACCCGAGCCCGCCGACCCCAAGCCGACGGCCGAGCAGCTGGCGGCCTTCTTCGTTTGAGGGGAGGTGCCGGGGGGGTCATGCCGGGCGCAGCGACATCTTCCACGGCGGCATGCTGCCCCATCCCGGCTTCCCCAAGTGAGCACTGCCAACGGCGACGAGCCCGGGGCCCGGAATGACGATTGCTCCCCGGAACTTGTCGGTGTGGGATATGAGTTCTCGCCCGCCGGACCACTGGAAGCTGTAGAACCAAACGGCTCCATGCCCTTCAAAGTCGACCTTCGCCTCGCACTCTCCCCCGTGATGGGCGTATACGCGGGAGGTGGTCCCTGTGTTCTCGGTCGCTATATCGGGCGCGGTCGACAGTTCGCCGATGGAAATGTTCCAACGTTTCGGTTTGTGGATTCCGTTGGTAATGGCGAGCCGGGAGTAGTGCGGGGGAATCACGATGTGGGCCCGCTCCGTCCCCCATCCGGAACCGCCGATGTATTCCCGACGGACCATGTTTCCCACCGCGCGTTCGCCTTCGACATCGAACGACCTCCCGAGAAGCCTGCCCCACGTCTCCGCGAGCAGTGGGCGACCAACCAGTGTGGGAGGGAGATCGAACTCAGACTTGCCGCGACCGGTAAAGAGCCCTGAAGGCGCTCCAGGCATTTAACAACCTTTCGGGAGGTAAAGGACATGAGTGATGGTTCCGTAAAGCCGATCAAAGAGAGAGTCGCAGACCTCGAGAGCCAGATCCAGGAGTTCACGACAAAGTTCGAACACGGCTGGGCCAAGGCCGAGACAGTAGGTGCCGCCGGCGCCGCGACGGGTGCCTCCGGGGCGCTCACGGGAGTCTCGGGCGAGGCAACTCTTGTTTCCACGGGCGCGAAACTGATCAACCTTGAGTGGGACTTGCTCTCACACCTCGAAAAGAAGCG
The window above is part of the Streptomyces venezuelae genome. Proteins encoded here:
- a CDS encoding phage tail protein, whose amino-acid sequence is MAGNNGKEIRVAGTGRVLIAPIGTDAPATIATDWDKAKWTDLGYTTTDGIKFNKKDKIDPVDTWQSVSPARFIYSDRDLTVKFQLLQLNKANLAFFMGGGEVKAATTTPATVDAQADPELKEFTYDLANSPAADERALGIEFTDGAAKYRFFVPRGQVTETEEIGLTRTGAVKLGVTFTALAKDDNAPLASFRIKELSSSYS